Part of the Synechococcus sp. MU1643 genome, CATTCGCCAAAACCGGATGGGTGGGGCGTGTGGCGACTGCACGGCTCACCAACTGCAGAGCGCCATTCAGTTCGGACTGAGAACAGACCACCTTCATCGTCCTGACGACCTGATCGCGCTGAGGTGTCCCACGGTTTCACAGGCTGAGGGGAAGTGCAATGGCCAGCGCATTGGGAGCCTCTGTTCGGCTGTTTGGTTCTTATGGATTTAAAAAATAAAAAACAAATACAGCCGTCGTAGGGCTTGGGGAAAAGGGGGAAAGGCACCCAAAACCCAGCTTTCACACGAACTCTCGATGAACCAAAGCTGAGGAGAATTTTTCACGGGATGGGGAACGAGACTTCGTTTTCCACCGCTTCACAGGAGGGTGGAAAACTCATGGGGTTAACGGGTGGATTGTTTTAGGTTGTTTTCCACAGCGTGTTGGGATGGTTTTAGGGCGTTTTCCGTAGCCGCTTTGTCGGTTGGTTTTGCCTTATGGCCACAAAAAAGCCCCCGTTAGGGGGCTGAAGCGCGTCGATGTAAGGCGGTGTCAGAAGCCCATCACACTGGCGACGGTGCTTAGATCGGGATTGAGGTCGGTGTGGAACGAGGCGTCGTTGTTGCTGATGGCGCAGTCGGGATCCTTGAGGCCGTTGCCGGTCAGAACGCATACAACTGTGGCGCCGGCTGGCACTTCATCTTTGCGCTTGAGCAGGCCTGCCACAGAGGCAGCGCTAGCGGGTTCGCAGAAGATTCCCTCTTGGCCGCCCAGAAGCTTGTAGGCCGCGATGATCTCCGCATCGGTGACATCCAGGAACGCACCGTCGCTGGCTTCGCGTGCTGCCAGGGCTTTGGCTCGGTTCACCGGGTTGCCAATGCGAATGGCGGTGGCGATGGTTTCGGGGTCCGTCACCGTGGTGTCGTTCACCAGTGGGGCTGATCCGCTGGCCTGGAATCCCATCATTCGGGGAAGACTGCGGCTCCGGCCGGCCTGCTGATATTCCTGAAAACCCATCCAATAGGCGGTGATATTCCCTGCGTTGCCCATGGGAATGCACAGCCAGTCGGGTGCCTCTCCGAGGGCATCCACGATTTCGAAGGCTGCCGTCTTCTGGCCCTGCAGCCGGTAGGGATTCACCGAGTTCACCAGGGTGACGGGATACTTCTCTGCCGCTTCCCGAACGATGTCGAGGGCGCGGTCGAAGTTGCCGCGGATCGCCAAGACCTCAGCTCCGTACACAAGAGCTTGAGCCAGTTTTCCCTGGGCGACATAGCCGTCAGGGATCAAGACGAAGGCTCGCATCCCTCCCCGTCTGGCATAGGCCGCTGCAGCAGCACTGGTGTTGCCCGTGCTGGCACAAATCACCGCTTCACAACCGGCTTCCTTCGCTTTGCTGATGGCCATGGTCATGCCCCGGTCCTTGAAGGACCCTGTGGGGTTCAGGCCGTCGTATTTCACGAACACCTTCACGCCCTTACCGATCTGTTCCGCAACCGATGGCACAGGGATCAGAGGGGTGGCGCCTTCGCGCAGGCTGATCACCGGGGTCGCATCGCTGACGGGAAGCCAGCTGCGATAGGCCTCGATCAGTCCAGGCCAGTCCTGCATCACAGGGGTGGCAGTGAAACGCCGACGGAGGTTCTGAAACAGGGACACCGGCTGGGATGGGGGGGGTTGCCGGAATCTAGGCGGCGTCCGTTCAGGGCTTGGTCAGGGTTGCGCTTCCTTCAATCCGTCCAAGGGGGAGTCGGAGAAAAACTGCACCAGGCCGGCGATCGAATCCGCTTTTTCAATCACATCAAACAGAGCCGGAAGATTCACCGCCATCACGCCATTGGGGTAGCCCTTCAAAAAGCTCACGGCACTCAGCCCATCTTCACTCTGCAATCCACTGATCACTCCTGCGCGGATCGCCGGAACACTCACTTCAGTTTCCGGTGAGTAGATCGGATAAATGATGCGTGCAACACGACTCAGGATGGCCTCACCGATCCGTGTGTTGATCAGACGGCTTGTGAGCGCCAGGGGAAGCTTGAGCTGCTGGTTGAGCATCTGCGACACCTCGTTGGGTTCCTGCCCGGAGATCTCGAGCAGATCCTCCAGAAGGCCGATGGCTTGACCGGTTTCGGCCAGGTGCTCAACTTCCTTGACGGGAATGGAGCGGCGGAAGGCGCCACTCACCAAGGCGACATCCGTGGCGGCCTGCAGGGGTTGCATGACGAAGCTCCAACTAAGTCCAAGACCTGCCGCTGCCGCAACGGCCAGCAAAGAGGAACGGGTGAGGGGCCTGGGGAGCATCACGCAGAAGGTGTTGCCCGGAAGTTAGGCAGGAACTCCAGCGGCGACCCGTACCAGGCGGACAACTCCACGTTCGGCCAGTCCCTGAGCCACTTTGAAGCCCATGCGGCGGGTGTTGGGTTCGTTGAGCACCCTTGGCATTCGACGCAGGAGAAGGTCGGGTGTGAATCCAGGCAACGACTGCAGCACCTGAATTAACTCCCTCACCGGCTCCAGTTGCATCAGTGGATCGGAGAGCCCTGGAGGTGTCTGGGTAACGGCGGAGGGTTGCAGTCGTTTGGGGAGGCGTCGACCCAGGCGTTGCATCGTTGACCAACCCAGGGCGTCCAACCGTTCCACGGTGGCGGTTACCAGTTGATCCCGAAGCAGTCCTGCTTTGGGTGAGAACAGGAAATCGAGCAGTTGATCGAGCAAGGCCTCCAGATCCAGCTGGGCTTGGCTGGCAGCGCTCGACACCAGATTTTCCAGCCGGGTCCAGCGGAAGGCGTCCCCGTCGAACAGCATTTCCTTGAGGCTCTGACGAAGCTGTGGATCGGGATCCTCCATCAGCCGCCGGGCAAAGTACGGGTAGGCAGCACCGAGGATCTTGAAGTTCGGATCCACGCTTAGGGCGATGCCCTCCAGGGTGACCAGCGACCGAATGATCAAGGCGTAGTAAGGCGGCACCCGGAAGGGGAATTTGTACATCACACCTGACATGTCATCGGTGACCGCTTTGAAATCCATGCGGTTGACGCCGGCTTCCAAGGCCTGGCTGAAGACCTTCTCAAAAGCGGGAACAATTGGTTCCAGGTTCACGTCTTCCGCCAGGA contains:
- the thrC gene encoding threonine synthase, translating into MQDWPGLIEAYRSWLPVSDATPVISLREGATPLIPVPSVAEQIGKGVKVFVKYDGLNPTGSFKDRGMTMAISKAKEAGCEAVICASTGNTSAAAAAYARRGGMRAFVLIPDGYVAQGKLAQALVYGAEVLAIRGNFDRALDIVREAAEKYPVTLVNSVNPYRLQGQKTAAFEIVDALGEAPDWLCIPMGNAGNITAYWMGFQEYQQAGRSRSLPRMMGFQASGSAPLVNDTTVTDPETIATAIRIGNPVNRAKALAAREASDGAFLDVTDAEIIAAYKLLGGQEGIFCEPASAASVAGLLKRKDEVPAGATVVCVLTGNGLKDPDCAISNNDASFHTDLNPDLSTVASVMGF
- a CDS encoding alpha/beta hydrolase, which gives rise to MLPRPLTRSSLLAVAAAAGLGLSWSFVMQPLQAATDVALVSGAFRRSIPVKEVEHLAETGQAIGLLEDLLEISGQEPNEVSQMLNQQLKLPLALTSRLINTRIGEAILSRVARIIYPIYSPETEVSVPAIRAGVISGLQSEDGLSAVSFLKGYPNGVMAVNLPALFDVIEKADSIAGLVQFFSDSPLDGLKEAQP